The following are encoded in a window of Castanea sativa cultivar Marrone di Chiusa Pesio chromosome 5, ASM4071231v1 genomic DNA:
- the LOC142635243 gene encoding uncharacterized protein LOC142635243: protein MVLNMFISLICWKFVDISASCVEYVPEPAELDDGMDEEFRKIFSQLSFRETSATQDNDNKDESAENAASTKKANSDLEEEEQDNPQKEKGVSNKKKKLQRQMQIAKLKQICSRPDVVEGKCGIEKQPFQLPDFFAATGIEKIRQRLGRVEEEIEMLQLKLNRIGEGIAFSGRFK from the exons ATGGTTCTGAACATGTTTATTTCTCTTATATGTTGGAAATTTGTAGACATTTCTGCAAGTTGTGTGGAGTATGTCCCAGAGCCTGCTGAGCTTGATGATGGAATGGATGAAGAATTTAGAAAGATTTTTAGCCAATTGAGTTTCCGTGAAACTAGTGCTACTCAG GATAATGATAACAAGGATGAGTCTGCCGAAAATGCAGCCTCAACCAAGAAGGCTAACTCAGACTTAGAAGAGGAAGAACAGGATAACCCACAAAAAGAGAAAGGCGtgtcaaacaagaaaaagaag CTACAACGGCAGATGCAGATTGCTAAACTGAAGCAAATTTGCTCAAGGCCTGATGTTGTTGAG GGCAAGTGTGGTATTGAGAAACAGCCATTTCAGCTTCCTGATTTTTTTGCGGCAACAGGAATTGAGAAAATCAGACAG AGACTTGGAAGAGTTGAAGAAGAGATTGAAATGCTTCAGCTCAAGCTGAATCGTATTGGAGAAGGTATAGCTTTCAGTGGAAGGTTCAAATAA